One segment of Trichlorobacter ammonificans DNA contains the following:
- a CDS encoding glycosyltransferase family 1 protein: MDFSKYLHKFTVVPSLSDELAPLQRIAYNLWWSWEPDAISLFRRLDQDLWSSTRHNPVEMLGILQQTTLESLKQDEGFMAHLQMVDEKLTNYLGEKSWFQREYNGDTNLKIAYFSMEFGLHESLPVYSGGLGILAGDHLKSASDLGLPLVGVGLLYRQGYFRQYLNNEGWQQEIYPENDFYNLPLTLERDSAGMPLEIELEFGPRHFKVHIWRVQVGRVPLYLLDTNLEENAPEDRLITAQLYGGNQEMRMLQEILLGIGGVRALRALRIIPNVCHMNEGHAAFLALERIRLVMEKRNISFREALEVTRAGNVFTTHTPVEAGIDHFPTEMLDKYFSKYIRSFGLSRDEFLGLGRQRPGDQYESFCMAVLALKLAGHANGVSQLHGEVSRSMWKNLWPELPEEQLPLTSITNGVHTRTWMSGQMGSLLVRYLGTRWLDDPTDHNVWRRISRIPDAELWRTRQTTRERLVDFARCRLKLQLKQIGATAKEIATADEVLDPEVLTIGFARRFATYKRGTLLLRDLERLHRILNNAERPVQIIFAGKAHPHDTEGKELIRQIVQVSHQERFRHRIVFIEDYDMEVARHLVQGVDVWLNTPRRPMEASGTSGMKVAFNAGLNLSVLDGWWCEGYQGNNGWAIGKGEVYADMEYQNQVESGALYDLLEKEVVPLFYQRGGDGIPRDWVGMMKASMQSLCPVFSTDRMVQEYAQFSYVPSYRQWAQLEADDLALARELSGWKQRLFGLWPGVTIEGVDAPLGDSVAVGSNLPVSVRVGLGDIQPDDVLVEGYFGVLDNQGTIRGGETVSLAAAEVLGGGLYRFAGELECRFCGRYAFMVRVMPRHPRLGPVYEPGYMIWG; the protein is encoded by the coding sequence ATGGATTTTTCAAAGTACCTGCACAAGTTCACGGTGGTTCCGTCCCTTTCCGACGAGTTGGCACCTTTGCAGCGGATCGCCTACAACCTCTGGTGGTCCTGGGAGCCCGACGCCATCTCCCTGTTCCGCCGTCTCGACCAGGACCTCTGGAGCTCAACCCGGCACAACCCGGTGGAGATGCTGGGAATTTTGCAGCAGACCACCCTGGAGTCCCTGAAGCAGGACGAGGGGTTCATGGCCCACCTGCAGATGGTGGACGAGAAGTTGACCAACTACCTGGGGGAAAAATCCTGGTTCCAGCGGGAGTATAACGGCGATACCAACCTCAAGATCGCTTACTTTTCCATGGAGTTCGGCCTGCATGAATCCCTGCCGGTCTATTCCGGCGGTCTGGGCATTCTGGCCGGGGACCATCTCAAGTCGGCCTCCGACCTGGGGCTGCCGCTGGTGGGGGTGGGGCTGCTCTACCGCCAGGGCTATTTCCGCCAGTACCTGAACAACGAGGGGTGGCAGCAGGAGATTTACCCGGAAAACGATTTCTACAACCTGCCGCTGACCCTGGAACGGGACAGCGCCGGCATGCCGCTGGAGATCGAGCTTGAGTTCGGCCCCCGTCACTTCAAGGTCCATATCTGGCGGGTGCAGGTGGGACGGGTGCCGCTCTACCTGCTGGACACCAACCTGGAGGAGAATGCGCCGGAGGACCGGCTGATCACGGCCCAGCTCTACGGCGGCAACCAGGAAATGCGGATGCTGCAGGAGATTCTGCTGGGGATCGGCGGGGTGCGGGCCCTGCGGGCGTTGCGGATTATTCCCAACGTTTGCCATATGAACGAGGGGCATGCGGCCTTCCTGGCCCTGGAGCGGATCAGGCTGGTGATGGAGAAGCGCAACATCAGTTTCCGCGAGGCGCTGGAAGTGACCCGGGCCGGCAACGTCTTCACCACCCACACGCCGGTGGAGGCGGGGATCGACCACTTCCCCACCGAGATGCTGGACAAGTATTTCAGCAAGTATATCCGTTCCTTCGGCCTGTCCCGGGACGAGTTCCTGGGGCTGGGGCGCCAGCGTCCCGGGGATCAGTATGAAAGTTTCTGCATGGCGGTGCTGGCGCTCAAGCTGGCCGGCCATGCCAACGGCGTCAGCCAGCTTCACGGCGAGGTGTCCCGTTCCATGTGGAAGAACCTCTGGCCGGAGCTGCCGGAGGAGCAACTGCCGCTTACCTCCATCACCAACGGGGTCCATACCCGCACCTGGATGTCCGGTCAGATGGGCAGCCTGCTGGTGCGGTACCTGGGGACCCGCTGGCTGGACGATCCCACCGATCACAACGTCTGGCGCCGCATCTCCCGGATCCCCGATGCGGAGTTGTGGCGCACCCGCCAGACCACCCGGGAGCGGCTGGTGGATTTTGCCCGCTGCCGTCTGAAGCTGCAGTTGAAGCAGATCGGCGCCACGGCCAAGGAGATCGCCACGGCGGACGAGGTGCTGGACCCGGAGGTGCTGACCATCGGCTTTGCCCGGCGCTTTGCCACCTACAAGCGGGGTACCCTGCTGCTGCGCGACCTGGAACGGCTGCACCGGATTCTGAACAACGCCGAGCGGCCGGTGCAGATCATCTTTGCCGGCAAGGCCCACCCCCACGATACCGAGGGGAAGGAGCTGATCCGCCAGATCGTGCAGGTCTCCCACCAGGAGCGGTTCCGGCACCGGATCGTTTTTATCGAGGACTACGACATGGAGGTGGCCCGTCACCTGGTGCAGGGGGTGGATGTCTGGCTGAACACCCCCCGCCGCCCCATGGAGGCCAGCGGCACCAGCGGCATGAAGGTGGCCTTCAACGCCGGCCTGAACCTTTCGGTACTGGATGGCTGGTGGTGCGAAGGCTACCAGGGGAACAACGGCTGGGCCATCGGCAAGGGAGAGGTCTACGCCGACATGGAGTACCAGAACCAGGTGGAAAGCGGCGCCCTTTACGATCTGCTGGAAAAAGAGGTGGTGCCGCTGTTCTACCAGCGGGGGGGCGACGGTATCCCCCGTGACTGGGTCGGCATGATGAAGGCGTCGATGCAGTCCCTCTGCCCGGTCTTTTCCACCGACCGGATGGTGCAGGAGTACGCCCAGTTCTCCTACGTCCCCTCCTACCGCCAGTGGGCGCAGCTGGAGGCGGACGACCTGGCCCTGGCCCGCGAGCTGTCCGGCTGGAAACAGCGGCTGTTCGGGCTCTGGCCCGGGGTAACCATTGAAGGGGTCGATGCTCCGCTGGGGGATTCGGTGGCGGTGGGGAGCAATCTGCCGGTATCCGTACGGGTTGGCCTGGGTGATATTCAGCCCGATGACGTGCTGGTGGAGGGGTATTTCGGTGTGCTCGACAACCAGGGCACCATCCGGGGAGGCGAGACGGTCTCGCTGGCGGCGGCGGAGGTCTTGGGGGGCGGGCTGTACCGCTTCGCAGGAGAACTGGAATGCCGCTTCTGTGGCCGCTACGCCTTCATGGTGCGGGTGATGCCGCGGCATCCGCGGCTGGGGCCGGTGTACGAGCCGGGCTATATGATCTGGGGATAA
- the dapF gene encoding diaminopimelate epimerase, whose protein sequence is MKFTKMHGAGNDYVYVNCFEEQVADPAAVAVAVSNRNFGIGSDGLILIMPSDTADVRMRMFNSDGSESEMCGNGIRCVAKYAYDHGIVSKTEITAETGAGILTLQLFPDSANKIERVRVNMGPPRLSREEIPMNGPAVPRVVAEELTVLDRTFKITCVSMGNPHCVIYVDDVDNFPVATYGPLIENHQLFPRRTNVEFIQIISRSEVKQRTWERGAGETLACGTGASAVCVAGVLNNVTDRKILNHLAGGDLELEWVENGPVFMTGPATEVFSGEIHL, encoded by the coding sequence ATGAAATTCACCAAGATGCACGGCGCAGGCAATGATTATGTCTATGTGAACTGTTTTGAGGAGCAGGTGGCGGACCCGGCGGCGGTGGCCGTTGCGGTTTCCAACCGGAACTTCGGCATCGGTTCCGACGGCCTGATCCTGATCATGCCCTCGGACACGGCCGATGTGCGGATGCGGATGTTCAACAGCGACGGTTCCGAGTCGGAGATGTGCGGCAACGGTATCCGCTGCGTTGCAAAGTACGCCTACGATCATGGTATCGTGAGCAAAACCGAGATTACCGCCGAGACCGGCGCCGGTATCCTGACCCTGCAGCTGTTCCCCGACAGCGCCAACAAGATCGAGCGGGTGCGGGTGAACATGGGGCCGCCGCGACTGTCCCGCGAAGAGATCCCGATGAACGGCCCGGCTGTCCCCCGGGTGGTGGCCGAAGAGTTGACCGTGCTGGACCGCACCTTCAAGATCACCTGCGTCTCCATGGGGAACCCCCACTGCGTCATCTACGTGGATGACGTGGACAACTTTCCGGTGGCCACTTACGGTCCGCTGATCGAAAACCACCAGCTCTTTCCCCGCCGGACCAACGTGGAGTTCATCCAGATCATCTCCCGCAGCGAAGTGAAGCAGCGCACCTGGGAGCGGGGAGCCGGCGAGACCCTGGCCTGCGGTACCGGTGCCAGCGCCGTCTGCGTGGCCGGCGTGCTGAACAACGTCACGGACCGGAAGATCCTCAACCACCTGGCCGGCGGCGACCTGGAGCTGGAGTGGGTGGAAAACGGGCCGGTGTTCATGACCGGACCGGCAACGGAAGTGTTCAGCGGCGAGATTCACCTGTAG